TCGTATTTAAAGGCTTAAATTAAAGGTTCCCCTCACCGAGCGCCTCCTATGCAGTGTCCTAATTGTCAGCATACCGATAGTCGCGTTTTAGAGTCCCGTTCCTCCGAAAACGGTCAGAGCATTCGTCGTCGTCGTGAATGCTTACAGTGTAAATATCGGTTCACCACCTACGAGCGCATCGAATTCGTGCCGATCACGGTGATTAAAAAAGATGGTAAACGGGAATCTTTTGATCGCTCTAAATTGCTGCGGGGGATCGTTCGCGCTTGCGAAAAAACCGGCATTCCCCACTCAAGATTAGAGGCGATCGTCAATGATATCGAATCCCGTCTGCAGCAAGACTCAAAACGGGAGGTAACAAGTCAGGAGATCGGTCAATTAGTCCTAGAATACCTCCGGCAAGAATCGGAAGTGGCCTATGTGCGCTTTGCTTCGGTTTACGGCAATTTTCAGGGAATTAGAGACTTTATCGCCGCTTTAGCTCTGCTGCAATCCTCCGAAATCGAACGCGCCTATCCTTCTTGGTCTCAAGTGGAAGAAGCCAGCGTGATCACCTCGTCTTAAATAGGCTTTGCGGCAAAAAGTTTTTCCTGGGGGCAGGGTGTGGGGTGTAGGGTGTAGGGTGTAGGGTTTTACCCATTTTCAGGGGGTCAATTACCTAATTTTCAGGGAAAAAGTCCTGAAAATTTCCCCCCGATCACTCCAATAGGCGGTACTTTTGGATTTCAAAAAGGTCTAAAAGTCTTATCGAACAATGTTTTTAGATTTATTCAGCAAACCCTAAATAGTTCCCGATTCAGTTATAATTAGGATCCCTTGTGCTATTTAAAGTCCAAGCTCTGGTTAGATTCTTAAAAGTCATTCTTGAGGCAGATTGCCTGCAAGAAAGCAGGATGCGGCAGTTCATCCCCTAGGCCCTGCCTAGAAACTAAATTGGGAGGCATCTCCTGTATTTAGAAACTGTACATCACATAGGAGGAAAAACCTACGGAAATTCCGAGGACCAAACAACGTACAT
This Microcystis wesenbergii NRERC-220 DNA region includes the following protein-coding sequences:
- the nrdR gene encoding transcriptional regulator NrdR, whose translation is MQCPNCQHTDSRVLESRSSENGQSIRRRRECLQCKYRFTTYERIEFVPITVIKKDGKRESFDRSKLLRGIVRACEKTGIPHSRLEAIVNDIESRLQQDSKREVTSQEIGQLVLEYLRQESEVAYVRFASVYGNFQGIRDFIAALALLQSSEIERAYPSWSQVEEASVITSS